A part of Streptomyces sp. NBC_01451 genomic DNA contains:
- a CDS encoding GNAT family N-acetyltransferase: protein MDGTVRAWVDGWVVSRGASPPLVEPWGYTIDVGTAEHVTRHVLDAVNDGVEERTVRKVADAVTGEGVWLKVFADPATVGGWLGEGWWVAPDPGYLMSAPLTAAAPPAVPDGYRARVWTRGGVTRVLLTAPDGSWAARGQLAPTGRTAVVDQVATSPAHQRRGLGSFVMRTLAQEAVAQGAERGVLAGTPDGRALYEALGWRAEALLTSAKFMGTGAGR, encoded by the coding sequence GTGGACGGAACCGTGCGGGCCTGGGTCGACGGCTGGGTGGTCTCGCGCGGGGCGTCGCCGCCGTTGGTCGAGCCCTGGGGATACACGATCGACGTGGGCACGGCCGAGCACGTCACCCGGCACGTCCTCGACGCGGTGAACGACGGCGTCGAGGAGCGGACCGTCCGGAAAGTGGCCGACGCGGTGACCGGGGAAGGCGTGTGGCTCAAGGTCTTCGCCGACCCGGCGACGGTCGGCGGGTGGCTCGGCGAGGGCTGGTGGGTCGCCCCCGATCCGGGTTACCTGATGTCGGCCCCCCTGACCGCCGCGGCACCCCCGGCCGTCCCGGACGGCTACCGGGCCCGCGTGTGGACGCGCGGCGGGGTGACCCGCGTCCTGCTCACGGCACCCGACGGCTCCTGGGCGGCCCGCGGCCAGCTCGCCCCGACGGGCCGTACAGCGGTCGTCGACCAGGTGGCGACCTCCCCCGCGCACCAGCGCCGGGGACTCGGCTCGTTCGTGATGCGCACGCTGGCCCAGGAGGCCGTCGCACAGGGCGCGGAGAGAGGCGTACTGGCCGGAACACCGGACGGACGGGCGCTGTACGAGGCGCTGGGCTGGCGGGCCGAGGCGCTTCTGACGAGCGCGAAGTTCATGGGGACGGGCGCCGGACGTTAA
- a CDS encoding response regulator transcription factor — translation MEQTHTSQNGATATPGAQRRVLVVEDDPTIVDAIAARLRAEGFLVQTAGDGPAAVDTAEAWQPDLLILDIMLPGFDGLEVCRRVQAQRAVPVLMLTARDDETDMLVGLGVGADDYMTKPFSMRELAARVHVLLRRVERAAIAASTPRSGILRLGELEIDHAQRRVRVRSEDVHLTPTEFDLLVCLANTPRAVLSREQLLAEVWDWADASGTRTVDSHIKALRRKIGAERIRTVHGVGYALETPTP, via the coding sequence ATGGAGCAGACACACACCTCCCAGAACGGCGCGACGGCGACCCCCGGCGCCCAGCGCCGGGTACTCGTGGTCGAGGACGATCCGACGATCGTCGACGCCATCGCGGCCCGTCTGCGTGCCGAGGGATTTCTCGTGCAGACCGCCGGTGACGGCCCGGCCGCCGTCGACACCGCCGAGGCATGGCAGCCCGACCTGCTGATCCTCGACATCATGCTGCCCGGCTTCGACGGGCTCGAAGTATGCAGGCGGGTACAGGCCCAGCGGGCCGTGCCCGTCCTGATGCTCACCGCGCGCGACGACGAGACCGACATGCTGGTCGGGCTCGGTGTCGGCGCCGACGACTACATGACCAAGCCCTTCTCCATGCGCGAGCTGGCCGCGCGGGTGCATGTGCTGCTGCGCCGGGTGGAGCGGGCCGCCATCGCCGCGTCGACACCCCGCTCCGGCATCCTGCGGCTCGGCGAGCTGGAGATCGACCACGCGCAGCGACGGGTGCGGGTGCGCTCCGAGGACGTGCATCTCACGCCCACCGAGTTCGACCTGCTCGTCTGTCTCGCCAACACCCCCCGCGCCGTCCTCTCCCGCGAGCAGCTGCTCGCGGAGGTGTGGGACTGGGCGGACGCCTCCGGCACCCGCACCGTCGACAGCCACATCAAGGCGCTGCGCCGGAAGATCGGCGCCGAGCGGATCCGTACGGTGCACGGGGTCGGGTACGCACTGGAGACACCGACGCCATGA
- a CDS encoding rhomboid-like protein, producing the protein MERVDAKGDVTAGPSAPPDAPVAEGVRLLDGMPRQRGPVEAVPVRPAAPEGAAPGRRVLRPWRLLPTPTGTPFTLTFAAVLLVTAFVAEHADPALVHALHQGSSTDVAHLLRTPVFVLVASALWVVGGVTSPYAVLFLLVLTALERRIGGLRTAGVFALGHVLATLATEVPVGLAVLVGWLPVSSLHRLDYGISFGVAASAGALAGLLRPWLGWPLLLVFGGTLVRDLIAYTDPMTNWGHVTALAIGVATWPWVRRRRRPARLDL; encoded by the coding sequence GTGGAACGGGTCGATGCGAAGGGTGATGTGACGGCGGGTCCGTCGGCGCCCCCGGACGCGCCCGTCGCGGAGGGCGTACGGCTGCTGGACGGGATGCCGAGGCAGCGAGGACCGGTGGAAGCCGTGCCCGTGCGGCCCGCGGCGCCCGAGGGGGCTGCCCCCGGGAGGCGGGTCCTCCGTCCCTGGCGCCTCCTCCCCACTCCCACCGGAACCCCGTTCACCCTCACGTTCGCGGCGGTCCTCCTGGTCACGGCCTTCGTCGCCGAGCACGCCGACCCCGCCCTCGTGCACGCCCTCCACCAGGGCTCCAGCACCGATGTCGCCCATCTCCTGCGGACCCCCGTGTTCGTGCTGGTCGCCAGCGCGCTGTGGGTCGTGGGTGGCGTGACATCGCCGTACGCCGTGCTCTTCCTCCTCGTGCTGACCGCGCTGGAGCGGCGGATCGGCGGGCTGCGTACCGCAGGGGTGTTCGCACTGGGGCATGTGCTGGCCACCCTCGCGACCGAGGTGCCGGTGGGGCTCGCGGTGCTGGTGGGGTGGCTGCCCGTGAGTTCCCTTCACCGGCTCGACTACGGGATCAGTTTCGGGGTCGCGGCGAGTGCGGGGGCGCTGGCGGGCCTGCTGAGGCCCTGGCTGGGGTGGCCGTTGCTGCTGGTGTTCGGCGGGACGCTGGTGCGGGACCTGATCGCCTACACCGATCCGATGACCAACTGGGGGCATGTGACGGCGCTGGCCATCGGCGTCGCCACCTGGCCCTGGGTGCGGCGACGGCGGAGGCCGGCCCGGCTTGATCTTTAA
- a CDS encoding HAMP domain-containing sensor histidine kinase — MNRGRPAARRSPGEPWGGVRPFSIKTKLGALVVVSVLITTGLSMIAVHTKTELRFITVFSMIATLLITQFVAHSLTAPLDDMNAVARSISHGDYTRRVRENRWDELGDLAQTINVMADELEAQDRQRKELVANVSHELRTPIAGLRAVLENVVDGVSAADPETMRTALKQTERLGRLVETLLDLSRLDNGVVPLRKRRFEVWPYLSGVLKEANMLASTRAGIASGSGGHTRNDVHLHLDVNPPELVAHADPERLHQVVANLIDNAVKHSPAHGRVTVKARRGTLTESLELEILDEGPGIPRSEWHRVFERFNRGGVSAPHGPGSDGGTGLGLAIARWAVDLHGGRIGVAESERGCRILVTLPGESSVPS, encoded by the coding sequence ATGAACCGCGGGCGGCCGGCCGCACGGAGGAGCCCCGGAGAACCCTGGGGCGGCGTACGCCCGTTCTCGATCAAGACCAAGCTGGGCGCACTGGTGGTCGTCTCGGTGCTGATCACCACCGGCCTGTCGATGATCGCGGTGCACACCAAGACGGAGCTCCGCTTCATCACGGTCTTCTCGATGATCGCCACACTGCTGATTACGCAGTTCGTGGCCCATTCGCTCACCGCGCCGCTGGACGACATGAACGCCGTGGCGCGCTCCATCTCGCACGGCGACTACACGCGCCGGGTGCGCGAGAACCGCTGGGACGAGCTGGGCGACCTGGCCCAGACGATCAACGTCATGGCCGACGAGCTGGAGGCCCAGGACCGTCAGCGCAAGGAGCTGGTGGCGAACGTCTCGCACGAGCTGCGCACCCCCATCGCGGGTCTGCGTGCCGTGCTGGAGAACGTCGTGGACGGCGTCTCGGCCGCCGATCCCGAGACCATGCGCACGGCGCTCAAGCAGACCGAGCGCCTCGGGCGGCTGGTGGAGACCCTGCTGGACCTCTCCCGGCTCGACAACGGGGTCGTACCGCTGCGCAAACGGCGGTTCGAGGTCTGGCCCTACCTCTCCGGTGTGCTCAAGGAGGCGAACATGCTCGCCTCCACGCGCGCGGGCATCGCGTCGGGCTCCGGCGGGCACACCCGCAACGACGTCCATCTGCACCTCGACGTCAATCCGCCCGAGCTGGTCGCGCACGCGGACCCGGAGCGCCTCCACCAGGTCGTCGCCAACCTGATCGACAACGCGGTCAAGCACAGCCCCGCGCACGGCCGGGTCACGGTGAAGGCGCGGCGCGGGACGCTGACCGAGTCGCTGGAGCTGGAGATCCTGGACGAGGGCCCGGGCATCCCGCGCTCGGAGTGGCACCGGGTGTTCGAGCGGTTCAACCGCGGTGGCGTCAGCGCGCCGCACGGGCCGGGCAGCGACGGCGGTACGGGCCTCGGCCTGGCCATCGCGCGCTGGGCCGTCGATCTGCACGGCGGCCGGATCGGTGTGGCCGAATCCGAGCGAGGTTGCCGGATTTTGGTCACCCTTCCGGGAGAGTCATCCGTTCCAAGTTGA
- a CDS encoding spermidine synthase codes for MTHPTAAHDTPEVLDRREGPYGEVVLRRHGELLQIIANGCFLMDTSDGRSERLLVDAALDALTPGTRDSAPHVLIGGLGVGFSLVHAAADPHWGGITVVEREPAVIGWHRDGPLAPLSSDALADPRTRIVEADLVRYVNETSATFDALCLDIDNGPGWTVTEDNQSLYSQAGLASCARVLRPDGVLAVWSAQPSREFEGTLRNAGFRSVRTEEIAVARGVPDVVHLAVRPG; via the coding sequence ATGACCCACCCGACCGCCGCCCACGACACCCCCGAAGTCCTGGACCGCCGCGAGGGCCCGTACGGCGAGGTCGTCCTGCGGCGACACGGGGAGTTACTGCAGATCATCGCCAACGGGTGCTTCCTGATGGACACTTCGGACGGCCGGTCCGAGCGCCTCCTCGTCGACGCGGCCCTCGACGCCCTCACCCCCGGCACCCGGGACTCCGCCCCGCACGTCCTCATCGGCGGCCTCGGCGTCGGGTTCTCGCTCGTGCACGCCGCGGCCGACCCCCACTGGGGCGGCATCACCGTCGTCGAACGCGAACCGGCGGTCATCGGATGGCATCGGGACGGACCGCTCGCCCCGCTCTCCTCCGACGCCCTCGCCGATCCCCGTACCAGGATCGTCGAAGCCGATCTCGTGAGATACGTCAATGAGACCTCCGCCACATTCGACGCGCTGTGTCTCGACATCGACAACGGGCCCGGCTGGACCGTCACGGAGGACAACCAGAGCCTGTATTCGCAGGCCGGACTGGCAAGCTGCGCAAGGGTGTTGAGGCCGGACGGGGTGCTCGCGGTGTGGTCCGCGCAACCCTCACGGGAATTTGAGGGAACTCTACGGAATGCCGGATTCCGGTCGGTACGCACCGAAGAGATCGCCGTTGCCCGGGGAGTCCCCGACGTCGTCCACCTCGCCGTCCGACCTGGATAG